In a single window of the Campylobacter iguaniorum genome:
- a CDS encoding triose-phosphate isomerase codes for MIYAANLKCNHTRKSFKEYGTKLSSALNGESVLVFPPFCALSEDKFKFTQGVQNFYPCDNGSFTGEIGADMIDEFGITTVLIGHSERRALGESDVLLKAKFDFAKSKNWDIIYCIGEDDITHMNGSTKEFLSEQLENIDLEYENLIIAYEPIWAIGTGKSASVEVISGVLEFMSSKCNAPLLYGGSVNEKNISDISQIPNCDGVLVGTASWDVENFIKLIKA; via the coding sequence ATGATTTATGCAGCAAATTTAAAATGCAATCACACAAGAAAAAGTTTCAAAGAGTATGGAACTAAACTCTCATCAGCGTTAAACGGTGAGAGTGTTCTTGTATTTCCTCCGTTTTGCGCTTTGAGTGAAGATAAGTTTAAATTTACTCAAGGCGTGCAAAACTTTTATCCTTGCGATAATGGCTCATTTACAGGCGAAATCGGCGCTGATATGATTGATGAATTCGGTATAACTACAGTTCTTATCGGTCATAGCGAAAGAAGAGCTTTAGGGGAAAGTGACGTGCTTTTAAAGGCTAAATTTGACTTTGCAAAATCAAAAAATTGGGACATCATCTACTGTATCGGCGAAGATGATATCACTCACATGAATGGCTCTACAAAGGAGTTTTTAAGCGAGCAGTTAGAAAATATCGATTTAGAATATGAAAATTTAATCATCGCTTATGAGCCGATTTGGGCTATTGGCACAGGCAAAAGTGCAAGCGTGGAAGTCATAAGTGGCGTTTTGGAGTTTATGTCTAGCAAGTGTAACGCACCGCTTTTATACGGTGGAAGCGTCAATGAAAAAAATATATCTGATATAAGCCAAATTCCAAACTGCGATGGCGTTTTGGTCGGCACTGCGAGCTGGGACGTGGAAAATTTCATCAAACTAATCAAAGCTTAA
- the nadD gene encoding nicotinate (nicotinamide) nucleotide adenylyltransferase codes for MNIAIFGGSFDPPHNAHDIIVKEALLNLKIDKLIVIPTYLNPFKSQFGASPKERLKWCQTLWQNLPKVQISDYEIMQNRAVASIESVRHFKQIYEPKICYLIIGADQLESLEKWYKFDELKDEVCFVVASRDDIEVPSNLQKLNINVRISSTKVRDELKFDQIPSQILDEVTKFYKEKNAK; via the coding sequence TTGAATATAGCAATTTTTGGCGGAAGTTTTGACCCACCACATAATGCTCATGACATCATAGTAAAAGAGGCTTTGCTAAATTTAAAAATTGATAAGCTCATTGTAATCCCAACATACCTAAATCCATTTAAAAGCCAGTTTGGAGCCAGCCCAAAAGAGCGTCTAAAGTGGTGCCAAACCTTGTGGCAAAATCTGCCAAAAGTGCAGATTTCGGATTATGAAATAATGCAAAATAGAGCAGTTGCTAGCATCGAAAGTGTAAGGCATTTTAAGCAAATTTATGAGCCAAAGATTTGCTACCTTATCATCGGCGCAGACCAGTTAGAAAGCTTAGAAAAATGGTATAAATTTGATGAGTTAAAAGATGAAGTTTGTTTTGTCGTAGCAAGTAGAGATGATATAGAAGTGCCATCAAATTTGCAAAAACTAAACATAAATGTTAGAATATCTTCAACAAAAGTTAGAGATGAGCTTAAATTTGACCAAATTCCAAGCCAAATCTTAGATGAAGTTACCAAATTTTACAAGGAAAAAAATGCAAAA
- the gap gene encoding type I glyceraldehyde-3-phosphate dehydrogenase, producing MALKVAINGFGRIGRCAARIILNDPAYELVAINDTAERKMTRYLLKYDTVHGEFNKEVNVINDDYIDVDGKKIRVYSTREISDLDLSGVDVVLECTGKFLTTEKCEAYLKQGAKKVVMSAPAKDDTPTFVLGVNSNIYNGEKIISNASCTTNCLGPVTRVLEDLYGIQKGLMTTVHAYTNGQSLVDVKCRDFRRSRAAAQNIIPTSTGAAKAMKLVMPSLNGKLHGQSVRVPIANVSMVDLTAVLGKSVSKEELNEAFVNASKTSLKGIMLVDFDERVSSDFCTSSYSSIVAADLTQVICGDMIKIMAWYDNEWGYSTRLVEMAKFISER from the coding sequence ATGGCATTAAAAGTTGCAATCAATGGATTTGGAAGAATCGGAAGATGTGCTGCTAGAATCATTTTAAATGATCCAGCGTACGAGCTTGTGGCTATAAACGACACAGCTGAGCGTAAAATGACTAGATATTTGCTCAAATACGACACTGTGCATGGTGAATTTAATAAAGAAGTAAATGTTATAAATGATGATTATATCGATGTTGATGGAAAGAAAATAAGAGTATATAGCACTAGAGAGATAAGCGACCTTGATTTAAGTGGGGTTGATGTCGTGCTAGAATGTACTGGCAAGTTTTTGACTACTGAGAAGTGCGAAGCATACCTAAAACAAGGTGCGAAAAAGGTCGTCATGAGTGCCCCAGCTAAAGATGATACTCCGACTTTTGTACTTGGTGTAAACTCAAATATATATAACGGCGAAAAAATCATCTCAAATGCAAGCTGCACTACAAACTGTCTTGGCCCAGTAACAAGGGTTCTTGAAGATCTTTATGGTATCCAAAAAGGTCTTATGACTACAGTTCATGCCTATACAAACGGACAAAGCCTAGTAGATGTAAAATGCAGGGATTTTAGAAGAAGTAGAGCCGCAGCACAAAACATAATCCCAACAAGCACAGGCGCAGCAAAAGCTATGAAACTAGTAATGCCAAGCCTAAATGGCAAACTTCACGGTCAAAGCGTCAGAGTGCCGATAGCTAATGTTTCTATGGTGGATTTGACAGCGGTTTTGGGTAAAAGCGTGAGTAAAGAAGAGCTAAATGAAGCCTTTGTAAATGCTAGTAAAACAAGCCTAAAAGGCATTATGCTAGTTGATTTTGATGAGAGAGTAAGTAGTGATTTTTGCACTTCTAGCTACTCAAGTATCGTAGCTGCTGACCTTACTCAAGTTATCTGTGGTGATATGATAAAAATCATGGCGTGGTATGACAATGAATGGGGCTATAGCACAAGGCTTGTTGAAATGGCTAAATTTATAAGCGAGAGATAG
- a CDS encoding phosphoglycerate kinase: protein MSVIISIKDIEFKAGSKVFIRCDFNTPMDEFGNITDDRRIRSAIPTIKYVLDQGCSVILASHLGRPKNGFEDKFSLLPVAKRLSRLLDREIIFASDVIGNDAKTKAANLKHGEVMMLENLRFEKGETKDDENLASELAKFSDYYVNDAFGVCHRAHASVHAITKLYDNEHKAAGFLLIKEIEFAQNLIKRPARPFVAVTGGSKVSGKLQALTNLLPRVDKLIIGGGMAFTFLKAMGENIGNSLLEEELLEEAANILKKGRELGVKIYLPVDVVAAQTFSADSAIKYVSTQEIPNGWMGLDIGPASVRLFREVLSDAQTIWWNGPMGVFEMDKFSKGSMKMSHAIAESFATTVVGGGDTADVVERAGDADEITFISTGGGASLELIEGKELPGVKVLLKEEE from the coding sequence ATGAGCGTAATAATTTCAATAAAAGATATTGAGTTTAAAGCAGGTAGCAAGGTATTTATCAGATGTGATTTTAATACGCCTATGGATGAGTTTGGCAATATAACTGACGATAGAAGAATTCGCTCAGCAATACCAACCATAAAATACGTCTTAGATCAAGGCTGCAGCGTTATCTTAGCTAGTCACTTAGGTCGCCCAAAAAACGGCTTTGAGGATAAATTTTCACTTCTTCCAGTGGCAAAACGCCTTAGCAGACTTCTTGATAGAGAGATAATTTTTGCTAGCGACGTGATAGGAAATGACGCTAAAACAAAGGCGGCAAATTTAAAGCATGGCGAAGTGATGATGCTAGAAAATTTACGCTTTGAAAAAGGCGAGACAAAAGATGATGAAAATCTAGCCAGCGAGCTTGCTAAATTTAGTGATTATTACGTAAATGACGCATTTGGCGTGTGCCATAGAGCTCACGCATCGGTTCATGCTATCACAAAACTTTATGACAACGAGCATAAAGCTGCTGGATTTTTGCTAATTAAAGAGATTGAATTCGCTCAAAATCTTATCAAGCGTCCAGCGCGTCCATTTGTAGCTGTAACTGGCGGTAGCAAGGTAAGTGGCAAGCTCCAAGCGCTTACAAACCTGCTCCCAAGAGTTGATAAACTCATCATCGGTGGTGGTATGGCGTTTACATTTTTAAAAGCAATGGGCGAAAATATCGGAAATTCGCTTCTTGAAGAAGAGCTTCTTGAAGAAGCAGCTAATATCCTTAAAAAAGGCCGTGAGCTTGGGGTTAAAATTTACTTGCCAGTCGATGTGGTAGCAGCTCAGACATTTAGCGCTGATAGTGCTATCAAATATGTCTCAACCCAAGAGATCCCAAATGGCTGGATGGGGCTTGATATAGGGCCAGCTAGCGTGAGACTTTTCCGTGAGGTTTTGAGCGATGCTCAAACTATCTGGTGGAACGGTCCTATGGGCGTTTTTGAGATGGATAAATTTAGCAAAGGTAGCATGAAAATGAGCCACGCGATCGCTGAGAGCTTTGCGACTACTGTTGTCGGCGGTGGCGATACTGCTGATGTGGTAGAGCGTGCAGGTGATGCTGATGAGATTACCTTTATCTCTACTGGCGGAGGGGCGAGTTTGGAGCTAATAGAGGGCAAAGAGCTACCAGGAGTTAAGGTTCTTTTAAAGGAAGAAGAATGA